The sequence cttttgatatttaatatttatctaaTTAACATGTTTCTTTGAAATCTAATAGCTTAGGGACATTTAAgcaccattttattttaaaggagGCCTTATTAAAGCATATCATACTTTACAATGTGATTCCTGTGGTCTGTGTCCACAGTGTAGGGCTGTACCAGGAATAATCATTATCTGGTTCAAGAGGACACAGTGGGGCGATGCTCTTATGTAGCGGCTCAGTTATTATGTAAAGCCGTGGTTCGTTACCGCCATCTAGTGGATCAAAAAATGACCAGTCAGTGCGCATGGAGCCAAAAAAACGTGGTAGGGCACATTGCGTTTTACTTTACCATTACAGACATTGTTTACCAAATAGTGTGAGAGGGAACCATCCTTAAACAGGTGAATTCTTAcagataataatattattactaaaGATGAATGATGTGGTTGATAATAGGGGCTATATTTTAAAAGATGGCAGGCAAAGTTCATGATTGCAGAATGTTTCAAGCCTCTGCTGAAGTGCCATCGAgcaagacattttattttccaccaGCTTCATGGGTGAAGTTATGTGGTTAACACATTGACCTTCTTAATAGGTGAAAGTATCAGTCTTTAAGCTTTTCATATACTAGTTTTCATATGTAGTTGTGTACTATATTCTTAGCATAAGCTTACTATGTCCAAAAACATGCTTCAGTTGTATTTTAACAACAAATTTTACATGTTTTGGGGGTGAAAATGAGTAGCCAAAGTACTCATGAAGAATAGTCACAATAGTGAACCCTGGCTGGCATGTAGCTTTGGCTCCCATCCCACATTCAAATGATGTAAATGTGCTGACTGGAGGCATTCCTGGAGGCCTGTCAATTAAAATGCTGCAAACCTAGCTAATTGGTGGGATTTCAAGAGTTGTTCAGGGAGAACAATCAATATCGAGCTCTGCATGGCTGCTTTTACTCTATGCAATTCCAAGTTAACaatatatgtatacattttaaaattgtacTGAATTTAGTGTCGCAAAACAATATGTTGAAACCACTTATCAAATATCTCAAATATCTTGATGAGAACATTTAAATGATAAAcccctttaaataaaaacaattccATAATACATAATAAGCAGTCTAACACAGCAATGAGGGACCAGAGCTGGCGAGTTCAATGCtgtacagttttatttgaagcaGCATGACATTGCAAACAATCATTCACCAGCTCCACTTCAATGTAACACTACTTTTCCAAATTCCTACTACAAAAAtcagcacagcaaaacaaacatgtctcTTAATATGTAAAGATTTCTAACAACTTCCAAGGCGACTCTGGATACCCAGCGATGAAAATGTCCATGTTAATGTTTTAAAGAGCGGGAAGTACAGTATTTACAGAACACAAGATTAAAAGCCAACTACTGTACAACTCTTTTCTACATTTACATTCTCACACAGATAGGCTTAAATTTTACCagagaaaaatatatacacCTCTGCTTACTATTACACAGCTTTATGCATGTTTTCACCCTATTAAAATACTCTTGTGATCATAAAAATCtgatacagtatatatatgtacaacGTGGATGCAGGTGTGTTCCTTACAATGGACATGTGCTGCTCTGCATTCTTTTAAAACTCCGTTTGTTTTGGACCACTTTCTCTGTCCGGCCACACGTTTGGTCTTCCTTCATGATGATGGGTATGTTATGGTGACAACACATTCGTAcagtacattttatttgaacCTATTGACGGGGTCGCCGATCAGCTCTGGGCATCGCTCTTCTCCTTTTGCGATTTTGTCGCACTTTTGGATGAGGTCGTAGTTGATCTTGTCAGTTATGACGCTGTCCTGCTTGTACTGAGGGTGCTTTGCAACAAACTCCCTCATCCACTTGGCCATGGTCATCAGCTCGCCTGTGTTGGATACACAAAATGAGGAATTAGTGATGTAGTTACATAAGAAAAATATTGGTTACGGCTAATCAAGTAATTTACTATCCCGGCTTTAGCGCTAAAATACCTGAGGCACGCTTCTTGATGAGCTTCAGGTAGTTCAGAATGGTGCATCTGGTGTCGACATCCACTTCCATATTTTCCAGGTAGCAGTTAAGGATCGGGATTAACCCTTGAAAAACTCCCTCCTggtaataaaaagaaaaatcagttgTATGTTATGTAATTTATAAAAATGTGAGTAAAGAGTCTTACATGTAAAATGGTAATTCACCTTTCCATTGATGATCGTGTCAATGCTCATCAGCGTGTACTCCTCATTGGTGCCATCAATCTCCAAACCGTTCTGAGCAGAATTGGTACCGTCTAGGACCGGGTTACAGCCTATGGGCAACAATTCACTGACATCAGCTAAATACTGCCCAAACACACTCCACAAAACCCAACTtaacactgtattttttatttatttttttaaatataccaACCTTTGAAGATGTCCTTTCGGAAGTAAAACAGGCCCTCTTGGACAGCATTTCTTTTCTGCGCAactttcatgttttcatcaacCTGATGCAAGACAATTTTTCTGTGTCAGAAGGTTGTCCTTAACTATATACTTTGATGGTAAAATGTCTCAACGGTACCAAACCACACCATCAAATGTAATCGTGcttgtaaaattaaaatcaaatgcaTTACTACGTGCCAATataaattacttaaaaaatgtccacactgcaaacaTCTGCCTGTTGTTACCTTTGACAAGGGGATTAGGAAATCCAGTTTGTAGGACAAGATCACTCTGGTGAGCAGGACAACAAAGACCACATACGCAGAGTTTTCAAAATCAGTTAGCTGCacctgtaacaaaaaaaaaggaagattaagaaaaataagacatccaaaataaaacttcacacTCACTGAATAAccatttttcacatgtgacagaCCACGCCATTGCATACACTGTTATATATACCCAATATTTGAGTGATGCATTTGGTGATTACCTCCATGGGGCGAAACTCAACTCTCCAGCCGATATCAGAGTTAGGAGGTGGTGGTTTGAACCTCATCGTCTGCCAGTTGGTTGACTGGAGGTTCTGCAGGAAATTAAAGGGAATTCCACTCAACATTCATGTACACATAATGCTTCTCTGACAATGGCAGTCTTCCTCATAAGAGGAAAACTACTCAGTGAAGACTGATCATCTCACCTCGAAGTGGTCAGACTCATTTTCATCGTCGAGATGTATTTTCTCCTCAAAGACCGAAAGTGGATCTCGGATGAAGAGGTGGGCTATGTGTTGGGCCAGCAACTTATCAATCCCTGCACATAGAACTCAGATTATTCACTCTTAACTGTTAATGGATCAGGTGAGTTGAATACTTTTTTACATACTTTGTTTCATTAGGCAGGTCTGTTTCCACAATAAGTTCAATTCATTACATGTTACAGCATGGCTCTTATGCTCATCTCGTTTGCAACTTGTTTTGTCATTATCAGTGTTAAATTTATTTCCAAACTAAAGTACCTGCAGCCAGCAGTTGCTTGTAGATCTCCTCGTCTATTGTCAGATCAATGTCGTTGTACTTCTCACCACAACTAGACAGGTAGCTGTCAATTGAATCGTATCTTGATTTGAAGATTcggtatttgttgtttttcagaggCTGCAGACAGAGAAGACATTTTCATGGTCATCAAAAAGGCCACTTTAAGGagattttggggggggggggacctGTTTCTCCAGTTCCACCTGCTCACCTTCAGCCCCCTCTCCTCTGGTGTCCGGTCatccacagaggcagaaataacTCCCCAGCGACAATCAATATCCGACACATAGCCTCTGTAGAAGGGTGAGGCAGCGCTCAGAGCCATCTGTACACAGCACAAAAAGTTTCACACAATTGCACAAAATTGTCAGTCACTGCCAGAAAActatcaaattaaaataaatgcaggGTAACCAAGTGgaagaaaacatcataaaaagTAATCCTAATTCAATAACATATTATGACCACAACCTGTGTTTATATACTTACCACTATTGGGCAAAATGTCGCAAGCTGGTCATAAAGGTACCTTGCCTCATCAATGCTGCAAGCTTGGAATGTCACCTGCCAAAGCATAATAAAAAAGGGGTTGaagtacatttaaaaatgactcaTTAAGACTATAAAGTTGTGATCATGACTAAAAACACTGCAGAGGATTTCGTCACCACATGTTTTCATCACtgactgaaaataacaaacttCACAGGAGATGATTGTTTCTCCTGGTGATCGCTACATTACCACACTGGTCTGTTTATGcacacctgaaggcagcagttGCCCATCCCGAAGCCCATGGCGTCCATATAGATGTGGTCTGGGAGAGCTGCCCGGGCTGCTTCCCCGTCATCCTCAGGAAATGTCTCCACAAATGGAGACGGAGTGCACTTGTCTTTGAAGACTGAAATATAAAAGGGCAACATAATAACATCTGATTTCTGCCATCATTCAATCTCAGAGGCTAATGAAATGCTTTAAACGTCCAGCCTCAGCCTGCAGTTACAGGTGGCGAAGGCCACATCTGCAGCACCATGTGCAATTTTGATGACAGTAAAGTTCACGTTTTTAAAAGTAAGAGGTGAACTTGCACATCTGACCAACAACTATGGCCAGGTGCTGAACTGAACGTCCTCCGTCCTTGAAATaatgaaaaggaaacaaaacttGCACACTGCAGGgttccatttttaattttttatacaccacaacAACGTTTTGAGCACACTTAAATGTCACTgtgaataattttatttatttattcatatatacatCATATGGAGCACAGTAACAAGTGTATGAAACAGTACAAGTGATTACAcagatgacaaaataaataataaaaaaggaaagaaaaaaggaacaaaaaaaagactgacaaaTTTTACGACTGAATCAGCAGATACTGAATATGTGCAAGTCACGGTTGATCACGTGCACAGAGGTGTGAacacacgcaaaaaaaaaaaaaaaagttaagtggAATTTCTCACAGTAAATTACAGTTTCCTTAttaaaggttttgtttttactttcatCAGAACTTACTTGGCACATTGATCAcaactttctctcctcttctgtgaCGTATGTTTCTGGTAAGGGTGCTGATAAAGAAAAatagatgtacacacacacacacacacacacacacacacacacacacacacacacacacacaaagtgtcaGCAATGAAAGGTTTTGGAACCAAAAAGACAAATCAGACAGTGATTTCAAGTAGTTGTACTTTAAAATGACAAGTTTACAGGGTGGCTggtgacagaaaatgaaggagCATTGTGGAGTTTGTTTTGTAGTAACTTCTGTCATCCATGGAGAGCCAAACCCTAAAAGGATCACAACCAGTGAATTTGAATGTCTGGCCCGTTAACTACAATTTAGCCTACCCACTGTTtactttgcaacaaaccatGTGGCAAATCATGGGGAGtaataaagatttcacaacatataatcaaaatccctcaattttcatatttacattttgggttGAAACACCCACATTATCAatgctcttctttttctttcttacaaAGTTGATCATTTTGGactgttttatttatcattataaaTGTGTGCTTGCATTTACCGGCAAATCGGCGGCCATTGCAATCATATTTCAGCGGGTAAACATGGTTCCATAAAGTGACGACCGCGAAGCCTTACCTGAACCTCGGGTGTCTGTTGATGGCTTCATCTGGGAAAAACAGAGACTTGGACACTCCCTTTTCCACAGGAGTTGGTTGGTACTCTGGTTGGGTGAAGCCTGGGCAACCTAACCTAAAACAAGATTAACAGAGATCATACTGTCATGTGTGATAAAACACCATTTCCACTTGATTCAATTGAACTCTGGTGTCATTTCAGGTTAGTATCATCTGTCAGACTGACAAACGCCACGTCTGCTACCTCGGGAATGAGGTGATGGTGCAGAGAGTTTCATTCTCATTCAGCACGGAGGAGGCCTCTCGCCGGCGCTTCCCCATGTTACCCTCCACCGTGTTGAACTCCGACATCGTCCCGCCGTACGGCTGGCCCGGGGTGCCTTCAATCATGTAGCTGCCATACTCTGGTCTCCAGAGGGTAGGGTGGctgcaaaaagaaacaaagaaaaaaaaaaaaaaaaaacattatgaaaacaaTGAGGTTCAACTTTTAGAGGTCAGCAAGGAACCAGGCTGTAAAGAAAGGGTTACAGTCTCTGCACTTCTTATCACATCAACTTTTCcaattaaataaacacactgcccattgtttggtttcattttattgtatgcTGGACAAGATAAAAAAGGGAACGCAATGACTCTGTGGCTCTTGCCGAAGCATGCTCTTCGGTGTGTGCGACAGAGAGGCAGTAATGAGGAATGCATCGGCTCCACTATTCCCACTGCCGTTGGTATTTCCCCAGGGTGAAGTTGGCTCCACAGATTTAGACCGACGTCATGTACAGCGGGCAAGCATAACACTCGCGCATTTGTACAAACATGTTCACACAGCCTGCAGAGAATTCCTCTTTCATATCCTGAGGATATCTTCCGACCATTAACATGCCAAACGCACTCCTGGGATGACTTCTGGGCAGTTATCTCACACAAATGTCTttagaggaagaaaacaaaaaattatcTGAACATTTCAGGTATTTTGAGGACTGGAGTGTCAAGAAACAGACCCAACTAGCTGAACAAGGCACATTTGTTTATCACTATCTCTTCTCTAttataaaggaaaaaacatgctgatgataaaacatgttatttaaCATAATGCAAGCCTTTGTAAGTAAATCTGCCGCTAACTGTGGATGCAGCAGCATTGTGACGCTTTGAGAAAATTATCAGGAAAATAAGCATTGTaaagaaatgtatttaaataCTCATGCAATGTGTATAGGGAGTAGTGCTGCGTTCATGCTTTGTgtcgtgtgcatgtgtggacaTGTGCTCACATGTTATTGCgtgttatgaaaaatataaGGCTTTGCAATACAGCAACAAAGCTATAGATCACACTGATAGAACTGAATTATTCAAAGTGTGACAACCTACACACTGAATGCAAAACCGGTTTCACATCAAAGGAACAAGGATGCCCTTTTACATACTCTACAGTACACACTAATACTACAGCATTACTCGACACTATAGCCTGCACATTCCATTTAGCCAAACATTTGTTCTTGACCCCACAATAGCACAAACTGTTTAGAGAGTgtggaaacagtgtgtgtgtgtgtatgtgacgcCTGTTGATCTAAGTCTATAATTGTCTTTACTTTGTGTATATAACGTTTAGCCCTAAGTTTAAATTTGGCATTCTTTGACACTCAATGTGACGGCTCCCTCTGATCAAAAAGTGCAAATAAAAGCGAAATCTGAAAAGGGCTGATAGTGTCCTAAAAATCAATACAGGCAGCGTTCTTTCCTCCTGAGTAAACAGACTGAAAGCCAAACCCTTTGATATGAACGGAACATTTAAAATGCCATTCAGTTTAAAAACTCATTATGGACTATTGGTTCAGGGCAGTCAAATCAGTATTTGTGGATATAAACAACTCCACCCATCCAAAGACAGAAACCagaaaactgtaatttgaagCATTGATGATgttaaaaagtataaaaaacagaaagataaaAGCAATGAGTTAACtggaaacaaaataataatcaatctgataaaaaaaaaaaaaaaaaagattatctgCGTAAATTTCATGTTTCTTCATTTAGGTCGGGATTGTATAGACAGAGCTAGTTCAAATGTTGCACAATATACTCTGCTCAACTTCCAGCGACTTGTGAAGCTTACTTACTTGGGGTTCGTCTTTTCACCTTTGTCTTGAAGAGTTTCCAAAACTTCTCCTCCATTCAGGACCACACGGACCTTCTCGTTTTTGTCATCCATTTCAATCAACATGTACTCAACCTAAAAgaaaataagggaaaaaaataaaataaataaaggcgcTTTGTCAATCCGGCTCCAGTCCAATTACtctgcagctttttcttttaCACCTTTAAACCTTGTGCATGCAGGAATTTCAGCTGTTAATCGATATTCCACTTTTGAGCTCCAACGGGTGGTGTTAATTAGGCTATAGCACAGCCTATAGCACAAACCAATATGTTcaggatcaaaaaaaaaaaagggccacCATCACATCAATTCCAATTCATCAGTTATGTTTCCTTGACTTTGACTCCGCTCCCCTGTAATCCCCTGTCTGAAAGAGGGATTAATCTATAACAACAACATTCCACATTGTTAGAAAACATTTTGCTTGAGCTGAGGCACACTGAAATTTTATGGACtggtagacaaaaaaaaaaaaaagtcacactggTATGCAACTTTCAGACATGTTTGAACACACTATATGATGctttgcttaaatgtttattacatgtatttgcttgtaaaaaaaccaaacaaaaaaaacacaactacaaACTAAAAAGAGTTGCTACTATCCATTAACTAGTCATATTTTATGAACTGTTTATAAAAGATACTAGTTTAAGTATATATCGCTTGAATAAGCATTAGCAGCTGTTCATTGCTGAAGaagtgtctgtgtttctttctAGTCAGGAAAATTTTTAACTTAAAAAACATTTATACTACAAACTGACACAGGTAAATGACATGATATCTATAACGCATAGTGCcatatttatttgcaaattatAAAAACAGGAGTGACCAATAACCAGTCAACCGAAACAGTAAAACTGGCTAAGAACTATATCTTGTTATATTGTTATTTGTAAACATGGATGATATtaatatgtaaaacaaaaacaatatggaTGAGTTGTTTTGAtgaagaatgcttaattttcaccgttgctacacttaaaatttcaattaAGTGTGAACTGACTGTCATATCATCTATTGTATAGCTACTGAGATATTTggcaaaaatataaaagtatgaaattttgtccatatttgcAACCctaatatatttatatgctaATAACAGAAAAAGGAGTGACCAATGTCTGCTCAACCAAAAGAGTAAAAGTGACTCAGAACTAGGATTTCATGAGAATATGTACAAGTCTACCATGAGTGTGCAAGGGCAAATATTTATGATTAGAGATATAATATGTATTTAGACTTTCAGTGCAATTTGAGTGAGATTAACTGTGATGTACTCCTCTTATTGATCTCAGTCCAGTGCACATGGTCACTGCACATGTACCATCAAGTCGAAACCCATCAACATCAAAACCTCTCATCTATCTAGGCGGAAGACAGTAGCAAAACACACTGTGCAACCCGTTTTTcttgtccttgtgtgtgtgttttttttctcttacctcATCCCCCCATTTCAACACATCCTTCTGCCGATCCTTCACCTTGTTGTAGATATTGAGGAACTGGATGATGCCATGCTTTCGGATATGGTCAGCATACTTCTTGGTTTCTTCCCAGTTGAGCGGCGACCCTTGTGACAGTAAGCCCATTTCACAGACAGCGCTGTTAACACTAGACgggctgagaaagagagagagagagagagagaagagaggagagagaggagaggagagagagagagagagagaggagggagggggtgtcTTTTGCTGGCTGCTTTTAACTCACTTGTTGagcgttagctagctagctagtgtGCCCAAACGCAAGCGGGGCTAGCATCAAGTCTGTGTCCGGGCGAGCGACAGACACGACGTCCTGGAGGTGCTGTCTGTCTGAAAGCACACCGGCCCACGTCCCACGgtgtctggctgctgctgctgcgcgGCGTGTCTGGCTGGAGACGCTATCAAGTGGAAGGCCCCTTGCACATCACTTGCTAATGCGTGGTTAGCAAGCAACACACACCCCTATACACTCCACAGAAGACCCCGGCCGATCCCCGAGCACGGCTGGAAACAACAACCATCAACGTGTAGTTCCGCGGTGGGGTGAGCCAGCAGGGCCGCCGGTAGCTGTAAGCGTGTCTGTGTTCAAAGTGGCAGCTGTCTGTAACCCCCTGCTGGCTTTACGCTGCCTGCCCCGCACACGTGACGTTGTCAGGCGGAGGCGCGTCACTTCATGACTCAGCATTCCTCGCGCTCCTCCTACAGTCAGTGTCAGGTGGACGCAGAGGAGGCGCAGGTACcggtgctgccttcaggtgccgGCGGAAACCGCGGAATGCAGAGCACGCCGTACACCAGCAAGCCAGCCATTACAAGTACCGCGACTGCTGAACGGGGTTAGTGCAGTTTTTGTATGTGGTAgcgatttgtttttctttgttagttcgtttttattttttgttttcgattcagtttagtttcacttAGTTTTTAGTATAGGTTTGCTCATTTccgtttgtttttattctttaaaactcttgttttagtttagtttttattagtttcagcattatatatatatatatatatatatatatatatatatatatatatatatatatatattattattatttattattttttttttttttccccccacaataTGGGGGTGTTTCTCATGGGCAGCATTTAGGAAGCTCAGAACAGGTACTACGGTCCAAGCACACTACTTTGTGAAGACAGCTGATTCCCAGGCATGGTTGTGTTGACAAATTtgactaaataaacaaagactaTTTTTGCCACGACTTCCACTTTATTAAGTGTCTGTATCCTACTTTTACCCCTTTGGCAACAAGGttattataataacaatttgattaaattaacaaagactaaaactacaAACGGGTTATTCTGTTTGTTAattttgtaagtac is a genomic window of Myripristis murdjan chromosome 15, fMyrMur1.1, whole genome shotgun sequence containing:
- the gclc gene encoding glutamate--cysteine ligase catalytic subunit, with amino-acid sequence MGLLSQGSPLNWEETKKYADHIRKHGIIQFLNIYNKVKDRQKDVLKWGDEVEYMLIEMDDKNEKVRVVLNGGEVLETLQDKGEKTNPNHPTLWRPEYGSYMIEGTPGQPYGGTMSEFNTVEGNMGKRRREASSVLNENETLCTITSFPRLGCPGFTQPEYQPTPVEKGVSKSLFFPDEAINRHPRFSTLTRNIRHRRGEKVVINVPIFKDKCTPSPFVETFPEDDGEAARAALPDHIYMDAMGFGMGNCCLQVTFQACSIDEARYLYDQLATFCPIVMALSAASPFYRGYVSDIDCRWGVISASVDDRTPEERGLKPLKNNKYRIFKSRYDSIDSYLSSCGEKYNDIDLTIDEEIYKQLLAAGIDKLLAQHIAHLFIRDPLSVFEEKIHLDDENESDHFENLQSTNWQTMRFKPPPPNSDIGWRVEFRPMEVQLTDFENSAYVVFVVLLTRVILSYKLDFLIPLSKVDENMKVAQKRNAVQEGLFYFRKDIFKGCNPVLDGTNSAQNGLEIDGTNEEYTLMSIDTIINGKEGVFQGLIPILNCYLENMEVDVDTRCTILNYLKLIKKRASGELMTMAKWMREFVAKHPQYKQDSVITDKINYDLIQKCDKIAKGEERCPELIGDPVNRFK